A segment of the Serratia fonticola genome:
TCAACAGCGTGGCATACCGGGCTGGCAAACGGCTGAGCGACATCACGATAGATGATATCAGTGACGTGGTAAAAGAACCGGATACCTTTGTCTGGCTGGGGTTATGGCAACCGGAAGACGCCTTTATGCGCAAGGTCCAGGAAGAATTCGGCCTGCACGACTTGGCGATCGAAGATGCGTTATGTGCCCACCAGCGACCAAAAATCGAGACCTACGGAGATTCACTGTTTATCGTGGTAAAGACCGCACAGTGGGTCAACGAAGAAGTTGAATACGGCGAAACCCATTTTTTTGTCGGCAAAAACTTCCTGATCAGCGTGCGTCATGGCGCCTCCTCCAGCTATGCCCCCATCCGCGCCAAGGCAGAAGAAAACCCCAAGCAACTGTGCCACGGGCCAGGCTTTGCGCTGTATGCAGTGCTGGATTTCATCGTCGACAACTATCGTCATATCGTGGGTAAATTTGAAACGATGATCGAAGGCATAGAATCGAATATGTTCCGTTCTGAGTTTGATGAAACCGCTATCGAAAACGTCTATAGCCTGCGCCGTCACCTGCTCGGCCTGCGCAATGCCGCCCTGCCGATGGATGAGATCTGCAACCAACTTATCCACCTGCATGAAGACGTGATCGCTAAAGAACTGCGTGCCTACGTGCGCGACGTGCAAGATCACGCCCGGCAGGTCGCCAGCACCCTGGACGATATGCGTGAAATGCTGACCAACGCCATGCACGTCAATCTGGCGCTGGTCACCGTGAAGCAAAACGAAGTGGTCAAAAGGCTGGCCGGTTGGGGGGCCATTCTGGCGATCCCGACGGTGATCTTCAGCCTGTATGGCATGAACTTTGCCGATATGCCGGAGCTGAAGTTCCCCTGGGCCTATCATGCCACGTTGGGAGTCACGGTTGCTGGCTGCGTGTTCCTCTACCAAAAGCTCAAGCGTTCCGGCTGGCTATAACCCTGCAACCAAACGGCCTAAAATATCAGGGCCGTTTTTTAAGCTGTTCTTTTAAAACCAAGCTCTAATATAATCCTTATATACTCTTTTTATTTTTCACTTTTATTTACTTTAAAAAAACAACACTGACTTAATATAGATTTTCATTATCGTCAATAAATATAAAAATACAACCACATCTCAAAATAGAAAAATATTATCAAAAATCTTGACAAGACTATTTTCAATAGATATTAAAACAGTGGGAACCATTAGGGCCACACATACTCCTGATATCATACAGCTTAACATTAACACCCTATCAAATCTATTCAAAAAGGGTTATACTCTCTTGGCAGATCAATATTTCAGGGCAACCTACTATTAGAAAATAGCAATAATCAATAAAGCCAAAAGAATATTCTCTGACTGTTCTATAGAACAATACATGAATCCAATCATTATTGTCAGAATAAAGCGCCTACAGAAAGAGATTGATTATTTCCCCACTCATAGAATTCACCACATAAATCAACAGAAATAAATTAATCCACACCATGAATACAATAACATGTTTTAGATTCTGGATTTCAAATCTGAATCTATGTATTATAAATTTTTCCGTACTTAATATAAGTTTTCTTCATGGCCAACATTATATATTAATGAAATAGCTCACTAGGAAATATGTAACTTCCACAATAATGAAAACTAATTTCTCATTTGCATTTTTTCATTTCTCCTGTCTTTCAAGAAAAAATGCAAAGATTTAATGTACAGCCTCATTGGCGTTAGAAAATAAGAAGGTATTACAACTATAAAACACATAAGAACTATAATTCCAAAACCAAAAACACCGTCTTTGGAAACAGTTCCAATTGTGAAAATAGTTAGTATTACCCCTAAGATAATACTTGCTCTGAGGGTTCTTCTACCGATATCTCTAACTGAATCTAGAATATCTAGTTGAAAAAAATTAGCATTACTTTTTATTTTTTTAATTTCACCCTTAGTGAAATAAGACTCCAAAAGGAGTCTATCAACGCTTTTTAATTTTTCCATTAGTAAACCCTATCATCCCAAATACTATAGCCACTGGTTCCAGCAATGTGATGCTGCCAAGAAATACTTTCGTACTTCAGTGATATACTCTCTTGTGGTTGTGATTCATTATGGGTTGATGGATTAGGGTAAAAAATGTTGACGTCCATAATCGTAACGTTAGTCAGTTTGATGGAATAAAAAAGCTCCCGCCCACCATTCTGGCTGGTTCTATATATCTCTATAAGAGCATCCAAGCGCTCATTGTTAGATATTGCAATACCAATTAAAGGCGAAGACTTATCAATTGGTTTAACTATAACTAATGGGTGATGATTAACGTGCTGCTCTCTACTGATTGAATGACTTAGTTGATAAAGATAACTTTGATCCGTATGCCCCGACTGGTATAAGTTACCGATTGAATCTTTAGTGGAAAATCCAGCAGTAATCACCCCTTGCTTTACACCTTTCAATGTTAGAAAAATATCATTTTCCATATCAAATTCCTTTTAACTTAAGCAGTCAAGCATCTACAAAATATTATCATTTCTATGAATGATAACTACCATCATCTATTACTCGTGAAGTTACTGATATCATAGCCTTTGGTAAAGGTACATAAAAAATCTCCTTCAATCAATTACTATTGTAAGAAAACTATCGCTGATTATCTAAAAACGACACGCTAATAAGATATCAGTTGAAATGAGGTTTTTGCTTATCCACTTTAACTTATCTTGTTCAGTGAACTTACAGTCATTGACAGAATTAAACTCAAAGAATTTATTATTTTTAGTTAATAATACATTTTCTCCATTAAACTGAATCACTTTATGATCAAAATTGCAAAGTGTTGTGACATTGTGCGAATGTTCCAGCCAATCTATCTAAGCAGAAAAAATAAATCCAACGTTCAATAACCAAAAAAACAGTATAATAATTCATAATTTTAATATTCAAAGCCAATTTTGATATACCATGAACTTGATCAACCAAGAATTTTATCTGTAATTTATTACAAAAGGTCTCACTCTTAAATTTGGCCATTTAATATCAAGATCTCTTTTTAAAAATGCAACGTACATTACCCCCCAAACTTAGCAGTCGTAACATCTTGCCGACGCAACAGATCAAGGTGGTCCTGCAAACAACCAGCTATCAGAACAGCTCCCTTGCCTCAGCCGCCTTGATGAAACGACCTAAAGCCGAATCGACACCAAGATTCTTTCCCTTGAATGCAGAAAAGCCATTATCAACCATTTCAAAGTTATGAGAATCATCATACTCAAGAGTCACATTTTTCTGTTGTGCGAAAAGGTCCCTCTGCTCTGCTTCTCACTTGACCAACGAATATAACGGTACAATTTTGCTTTTGACATCGGTAAAATCGCCGTCGAATCTCTTTTCATTGAGTAATGTCCATGTCAAATGCTACAGCCAAAGCGCCACCCCGTGTCGGCTTTGTTTCCCTCGGATGCCCGAAGAACCTGGTTGATTCTGAACGGATCCTGACTGAACTTCGTAACGAAGGCTACCAGGTTGTGCCACGCTATGATGATGCCGAATTGGTGATCGTCAACACCTGTGGTTTTATCGACAGTGCCGTACAAGAGTCGCTGGAAGCGATCGGTGAAGCCTTGAACGAGAACGGCAAGGTGATTGTAACCGGCTGCCTGGGCGCGAAAGAAAACCAGATCCGTGAAGTGCACCCAAAGGTATTGGAAATTACCGGGCCACACAGCTACGAGCAGGTTTTGTCCCATGTTCATCAGTATGTGCCGAAACCGGAGCATAACCCCTTTACCAGCCTGATCCCGGCGCAGGGCGTGAAACTGACGCCAAAACACTACGCCTACCTGAAGATCTCAGAAGGCTGTAACCACCGTTGCACCTTCTGCATCATCCCCTCCATGCGCGGTGATTTAGACAGCCGCCCGATCGGTTCCGTGCTGGATGAAGCCAAGCGTCTGGTGGAGTCCGGGGTTAAAGAGCTGCTGGTGATCTCACAAGACACCTCTGCCTATGGTGTTGACGTGAAGCACCGCACCGGGTTCTGGAACGGCCAGCCGGTGAAAACCAGCATGGTCAGCCTGTGTGAACAGCTTTCCAGCCTGGGAGCCTGGGTTCGTCTGCACTACGTTTACCCGTATCCGCATGTGGACGAGGTGATCCCTCTGATGGCAGAAGGCAAAATCCTGC
Coding sequences within it:
- a CDS encoding magnesium and cobalt transport protein CorA, whose product is METQTMVVNSVAYRAGKRLSDITIDDISDVVKEPDTFVWLGLWQPEDAFMRKVQEEFGLHDLAIEDALCAHQRPKIETYGDSLFIVVKTAQWVNEEVEYGETHFFVGKNFLISVRHGASSSYAPIRAKAEENPKQLCHGPGFALYAVLDFIVDNYRHIVGKFETMIEGIESNMFRSEFDETAIENVYSLRRHLLGLRNAALPMDEICNQLIHLHEDVIAKELRAYVRDVQDHARQVASTLDDMREMLTNAMHVNLALVTVKQNEVVKRLAGWGAILAIPTVIFSLYGMNFADMPELKFPWAYHATLGVTVAGCVFLYQKLKRSGWL
- a CDS encoding Hcp family type VI secretion system effector, with amino-acid sequence MENDIFLTLKGVKQGVITAGFSTKDSIGNLYQSGHTDQSYLYQLSHSISREQHVNHHPLVIVKPIDKSSPLIGIAISNNERLDALIEIYRTSQNGGRELFYSIKLTNVTIMDVNIFYPNPSTHNESQPQESISLKYESISWQHHIAGTSGYSIWDDRVY
- the rimO gene encoding 30S ribosomal protein S12 methylthiotransferase RimO, with the protein product MSNATAKAPPRVGFVSLGCPKNLVDSERILTELRNEGYQVVPRYDDAELVIVNTCGFIDSAVQESLEAIGEALNENGKVIVTGCLGAKENQIREVHPKVLEITGPHSYEQVLSHVHQYVPKPEHNPFTSLIPAQGVKLTPKHYAYLKISEGCNHRCTFCIIPSMRGDLDSRPIGSVLDEAKRLVESGVKELLVISQDTSAYGVDVKHRTGFWNGQPVKTSMVSLCEQLSSLGAWVRLHYVYPYPHVDEVIPLMAEGKILPYLDIPLQHASPKILKLMKRPGAVERTLERIKRWREICPELTLRSTFIVGFPGETEEDFQMLLDFLQEAKLDRVGCFKYSPVEGAAANELADQVPEEVKEDRFHRFMQLQQQISAQRLQDKIGREVLVLIDEVDEEGAIGRSMADAPEIDGAVYLNGEANVKVGDIVKVKIENADEYDLWGSKV